The following are from one region of the Sandaracinus amylolyticus genome:
- a CDS encoding helix-turn-helix domain-containing protein, producing MKPTARFTGLELSEADRELLRARGRGSHRERLTARQWRRIRTLLLLDEGMSVRATAIAVGGYPREVSRVAKRYAERGLDAALSDDPRPHPERKLDSAQEAAIVAMVCGPPPEGHARWTVRLIAEQVVKRGVVDEIGRETVRVTLASHGLKPWREKNVVRPRRR from the coding sequence GTGAAGCCGACTGCGAGGTTCACAGGGCTGGAGCTGTCCGAGGCAGACCGCGAGCTCCTTCGCGCGAGGGGGCGCGGTAGCCATCGGGAGCGACTCACGGCGCGCCAGTGGCGTCGGATCCGCACGCTGCTTCTCCTCGACGAGGGCATGTCGGTCCGAGCTACGGCGATCGCAGTCGGGGGTTACCCGCGAGAGGTTTCGCGTGTCGCCAAGCGCTATGCGGAGCGAGGTCTGGACGCGGCGTTGTCTGATGACCCGCGTCCGCACCCGGAGCGGAAGCTCGACAGCGCGCAGGAGGCCGCGATCGTCGCGATGGTCTGCGGCCCACCGCCCGAAGGGCACGCGCGATGGACCGTGCGGCTCATCGCCGAACAAGTCGTGAAGCGAGGTGTCGTCGACGAGATCGGTCGCGAGACGGTCCGGGTCACGCTCGCGAGCCACGGCCTCAAGCCGTGGCGGGAAAAAAATGTGGTGCGTCCCCGCCGTCGATGA
- a CDS encoding tyrosine-type recombinase/integrase has product MAKKKLQSVRGIEYLGPVQGKPGIGLYRVRAVVTDPLTGYRHEIDRRIEAKSGQEAALIREQLREKWLSAREEVEQPKQRLGEALTAWLETKKHLKPSAFNTYRLAVKGWLGTPIADYFVEKVHPSKHVAETMIGWQEGGAGITTINQRLRILRYFAKATENEHVTKGVKVLARPFDPESDEISETGRGLSVDEYRAWLLAGPTARKHKGWPRMWALLFLMAATGMRYGEASALEWRDIDLDKGVCRVRRAQWRGHLGHPKAVASVRDVPLQADVVEVLKNYRQWLLAKQIKGFDSGIVFPSPQFGQETKNGKIGKYLRNFSVRKAMLAVCAAAKVGPDKKPIELGTRPALHCLRHTMNNLIRQTASELVRQSIIGHADEETGHIYSHASHEEKLAVINTVFQLVKGA; this is encoded by the coding sequence ATGGCCAAGAAGAAGCTTCAGTCAGTCAGGGGGATCGAGTACCTGGGACCCGTTCAGGGCAAGCCGGGGATCGGCCTATACCGCGTGCGCGCCGTGGTGACCGATCCGCTGACCGGCTACCGACACGAGATCGATCGCCGGATCGAAGCGAAGAGCGGTCAAGAGGCAGCCTTGATCCGCGAACAGCTGCGCGAGAAATGGCTCAGCGCGCGCGAAGAGGTCGAACAGCCCAAGCAGCGCCTGGGTGAAGCCCTGACCGCATGGCTGGAGACCAAGAAGCACCTGAAGCCTTCCGCCTTCAACACCTATCGACTCGCGGTCAAGGGGTGGCTTGGAACCCCTATCGCTGACTACTTCGTCGAGAAGGTGCACCCGTCCAAGCACGTCGCGGAGACGATGATCGGATGGCAGGAGGGTGGTGCCGGCATCACGACGATCAACCAGCGCCTGCGGATTCTGCGATATTTCGCAAAAGCGACGGAGAACGAGCACGTGACCAAGGGCGTCAAGGTGCTCGCAAGGCCCTTCGACCCCGAGTCGGACGAGATCAGCGAGACGGGCCGAGGGCTGTCGGTGGACGAGTACCGCGCCTGGCTGCTCGCCGGTCCAACGGCTCGGAAGCACAAGGGCTGGCCGCGCATGTGGGCGCTGCTGTTCCTCATGGCCGCGACCGGGATGCGCTACGGCGAAGCGAGTGCCCTGGAGTGGCGCGACATCGATCTCGACAAGGGCGTATGCCGAGTACGTCGAGCGCAGTGGCGAGGACATCTAGGACACCCGAAGGCCGTGGCCTCCGTGCGCGACGTACCTCTCCAGGCTGACGTCGTGGAGGTGCTCAAGAACTACCGCCAGTGGCTACTGGCGAAGCAGATCAAGGGGTTCGACTCGGGGATCGTCTTCCCGTCGCCGCAGTTCGGGCAGGAGACCAAGAACGGCAAGATCGGGAAGTACCTGCGGAACTTCTCGGTGCGAAAGGCGATGCTGGCCGTGTGTGCCGCGGCGAAAGTGGGGCCCGACAAGAAGCCGATCGAACTCGGGACGCGCCCTGCCCTTCACTGCTTGCGCCACACGATGAACAACCTGATCCGCCAAACGGCGTCTGAGCTGGTGCGTCAGTCGATCATCGGCCACGCCGACGAGGAGACCGGGCACATCTACTCGCACGCCTCGCACGAAGAGAAGCTCGCAGTCATCAACACCGTCTTCCAGCTCGTGAAGGGAGCGTGA
- a CDS encoding IS630 family transposase, with translation MEDVLELYARKHDEREPVVCLDERPVPLRDAARDGTAMSPGKIARVDYEYVRRGTANIFCIIEALTGRRLTHATRDRAGPSFAKALKRIARRYKRARTIHLVVDNLSTHSEKCLIDALGPQQGRALWRRFTVHFTPKHASWLNAAEMEVSLVVRECLGRRRIGDLATLRHEVSAWNRRADRKRRGINWTFRVADARRVFRYAGLVTSRSRH, from the coding sequence ATGGAGGACGTGCTCGAGCTGTACGCACGCAAGCACGACGAACGAGAGCCCGTCGTGTGCCTGGACGAGCGCCCTGTGCCGCTGCGCGATGCGGCGCGAGACGGGACGGCCATGTCGCCGGGCAAGATCGCGCGCGTCGACTACGAGTACGTGCGGCGCGGAACAGCGAACATCTTCTGCATCATCGAAGCTCTGACCGGGCGACGGCTGACGCACGCCACGCGCGATCGCGCCGGCCCATCGTTCGCGAAAGCGCTGAAGCGGATCGCGCGCCGCTACAAACGCGCTCGCACGATTCATCTGGTCGTCGACAACCTGAGCACGCACTCGGAGAAGTGCCTGATCGATGCGCTCGGGCCTCAGCAGGGCCGTGCGCTATGGCGGCGCTTCACGGTGCACTTCACGCCGAAGCACGCGAGCTGGCTCAACGCCGCCGAGATGGAGGTGAGCCTCGTCGTCCGCGAGTGCCTCGGCCGACGCCGTATCGGCGATCTCGCGACTCTGCGGCACGAAGTCAGCGCGTGGAATCGCCGCGCAGATCGTAAGCGTCGCGGCATCAACTGGACGTTTCGCGTCGCCGACGCCCGGCGCGTCTTCCGATACGCCGGGCTCGTTACGTCACGGTCGAGACACTAG
- a CDS encoding terminase large subunit domain-containing protein yields the protein MGEPPTPTRLSQQEAIAALWASGQLAYKLFDVQKQMRAAIAGSRERVFVVECARRLGKSFLACLIAIEHALQLPKSQIRFAAPDGKALRKIINPLFAQILSDCPKHLRPEYNTQDGSWKFKNGSEIHLAGVNNGNADSLRGAATHLAIVDEAGFVDELEYLVQSVLVPMLLTTDGRVILISTPPRSPAHEFVAYAARAAQLDSHFKRTIHHANHISSDTLKEFCREAGGEDSVAWRREYLCEHIADETLSVLPEFSRVEKEIVGPHPRPSHFKPVVVADVGFKDYTAVLFGYHDFRQAVDVIEAEYVTHKSIASDISVEVDRIATKLWGELPAMHAPRYADAPLIVLAELGSSWVGVAKTRTDGNFKEAAVNDVRTRLASQRIRINPACEQLCNHARYAVWNKQHTDFQRMQGYGHFDAVDALTYFVRQVDRSNPYGPDYLNTQDMWIEPQRNRERENLRGLSAGPRWNRTKS from the coding sequence ATGGGCGAGCCACCAACACCAACAAGACTCTCGCAGCAGGAAGCGATTGCCGCGCTTTGGGCTTCTGGCCAGCTTGCTTACAAGCTCTTCGACGTCCAGAAGCAGATGCGCGCCGCGATCGCTGGATCGCGAGAGCGCGTCTTCGTAGTTGAGTGTGCTCGTCGTCTTGGTAAGTCGTTCCTGGCGTGCCTGATCGCGATCGAGCACGCGCTACAGCTTCCAAAATCACAGATTCGATTTGCCGCGCCTGATGGCAAGGCGCTCCGCAAGATCATCAATCCGCTCTTCGCACAGATCCTCTCGGACTGCCCGAAGCACCTACGTCCTGAATACAACACGCAGGACGGCTCGTGGAAGTTCAAGAACGGGTCTGAGATCCATCTCGCAGGCGTCAACAACGGCAACGCTGACAGCCTCCGTGGTGCAGCTACTCACCTTGCCATCGTAGACGAAGCCGGCTTCGTCGATGAGCTTGAGTACCTGGTTCAGTCCGTTCTCGTTCCGATGCTCTTGACGACGGACGGACGGGTCATCCTGATCTCGACCCCACCACGTTCGCCCGCGCACGAGTTCGTTGCGTACGCCGCTCGAGCTGCGCAGCTGGACAGCCACTTCAAGCGCACGATCCACCACGCGAACCACATCTCGTCGGACACGCTCAAGGAGTTCTGTCGCGAAGCTGGTGGCGAAGACTCGGTAGCGTGGAGAAGAGAGTACCTCTGCGAGCACATCGCAGACGAGACGCTCTCGGTGCTCCCAGAGTTCTCACGCGTCGAGAAAGAGATCGTGGGCCCGCACCCACGACCAAGTCACTTCAAGCCAGTCGTCGTTGCTGACGTTGGCTTCAAGGACTACACGGCCGTCCTATTCGGCTATCACGACTTCCGTCAGGCAGTCGACGTTATTGAAGCCGAGTACGTGACCCACAAGTCGATCGCGAGCGACATCTCAGTAGAGGTCGACAGGATCGCGACGAAGCTATGGGGCGAGCTACCAGCGATGCACGCGCCACGGTACGCCGATGCGCCCTTGATCGTACTAGCTGAGCTCGGCTCCAGTTGGGTTGGCGTCGCGAAGACCCGCACCGATGGGAACTTCAAAGAAGCCGCTGTGAACGACGTTCGCACGCGTCTCGCCTCTCAGCGGATCCGCATCAACCCAGCCTGTGAACAGCTCTGCAACCACGCGCGCTACGCCGTGTGGAACAAGCAGCACACCGACTTCCAGCGCATGCAGGGTTATGGGCACTTCGATGCAGTCGACGCCCTGACGTACTTCGTGCGGCAGGTGGATCGCAGCAACCCCTACGGCCCCGACTACTTGAACACCCAAGACATGTGGATCGAGCCACAAAGAAACCGCGAGCGCGAGAACCTGAGAGGGCTCTCCGCTGGCCCACGATGGAATCGCACGAAGTCGTGA
- a CDS encoding AbiJ-NTD4 domain-containing protein, whose product MLVAQLGYPLSGEEPPLSTFSRRLGFGPARVPLYPFQMPQELRNRLWSLMHPVFAYHHSKYWGTSLEQFVTVLWDEVLRESLDTIPRKEPEYIGFLRGIVMDGQWYQAYDLLEHCVTHDIFNIISPEAVNRVLRDEQAAWHFVGKQLVPITDPTEIAAIETALASPLDGVRIHMTQALDSLGDRMNPDPRNAIKEAISALESLTRCITGDEQSTLGVTLEKLKGQGLQEDFANGWKALYKYTNNAGAIRHGKKTGDQLPDMDEAKLFVVTASAFANFLTTTFATEIAKNTSGTK is encoded by the coding sequence GTGTTGGTCGCCCAGCTGGGCTATCCTCTCTCTGGAGAGGAGCCGCCATTGTCCACGTTCTCCCGTCGCCTCGGTTTTGGACCGGCTCGCGTGCCGCTTTACCCCTTCCAAATGCCCCAGGAGCTGCGGAATCGGCTTTGGTCGCTGATGCACCCGGTATTCGCCTATCACCACTCGAAGTACTGGGGCACGAGTCTGGAGCAGTTCGTCACCGTACTTTGGGACGAAGTACTTCGGGAGTCCCTCGATACGATCCCCAGAAAAGAGCCCGAGTACATCGGGTTCCTACGTGGGATCGTCATGGACGGGCAGTGGTATCAGGCGTACGACCTTCTTGAGCACTGCGTCACCCACGACATCTTCAACATCATCAGTCCCGAGGCCGTGAATCGCGTGCTCAGAGACGAGCAGGCGGCCTGGCACTTCGTTGGGAAGCAGCTGGTCCCGATCACGGATCCTACTGAGATCGCGGCGATCGAGACGGCGCTCGCGTCTCCACTCGACGGGGTGCGAATTCACATGACGCAAGCACTCGACAGCCTCGGTGACAGGATGAATCCCGACCCGCGCAACGCGATCAAGGAAGCGATCTCCGCCCTAGAATCGCTGACGAGGTGCATCACCGGAGACGAGCAGAGCACGCTGGGCGTCACGCTGGAGAAGCTCAAAGGTCAGGGGCTGCAGGAAGACTTCGCGAACGGCTGGAAGGCTCTCTACAAGTACACGAACAACGCAGGGGCGATCCGTCACGGCAAGAAGACCGGCGATCAGCTCCCCGACATGGACGAAGCGAAGCTCTTCGTTGTAACAGCAAGCGCTTTCGCGAACTTCTTAACGACGACGTTCGCCACAGAGATCGCGAAGAACACGTCAGGAACGAAGTAG